One Arachis hypogaea cultivar Tifrunner chromosome 18, arahy.Tifrunner.gnm2.J5K5, whole genome shotgun sequence genomic window, AGAGGAGGCAGTGAGAGCCAACACAGAGGGAGATGAAGTCGTAGCCGTGGTCCTTGACGCCGCGCTTGGTGTACTTGGTAAATTGGTGCTCTGCGGTTACGCCGACGATGACCGGGGTGTTTTTGGGAGTGGACTTGAGGAGGTTGGTGAGCCACTTGGAGAGCGTTTGggaagaggtggtgttgatgCAGAGGATGCGTTGGTCGTTGGCATGAACGGTGTAAGAATAATGGCGGTAAGTGGGGTCGTAAGCCTCGACTTGGGTGATCATGCTGGGTTCAATGCTGATCTCGAGAACCATTGTTGTTAGTGGTTGTCGGATCAGGGACTTGCAACGGTTGTGGGATCGTCTTCTTGGAGCGGCAAGATGGAGATAACTGCAAAGATGCTTCGACCTCTAAGTCAGAATGAATCCGAAAGGTATAAAGTACGAGGAATGAGTGAGTATCTGTGGGGTTTCTGGCTTCCTTTATATAGCTTAtaataattatcttatcttatcttatcttgttttatcttatcttatccagTTAACATAAGTGAAGTATTTGAATTCTAATATTAATTAGAAATTGTAGGACCAGCAGTCATTATCTTATCAAATATATGTCAGCTAAAGTTCCTCATTTTAGATGACGTGACAACTCCAATTCTTAGTTATATTAGAGTAAGACATGCGTGGAgagataaattatttatattatatagtgtattttaataaatattatattaaaaatattttacaaaatatattattttaagattttgaacttatttatttttgaaaaagacatagattatttatattaaagttacacaaaattgtattttttttcattttttgatttATATTAATTGTTACACTTTATCTTTTTATACgtttttttgtttgtaaataattaaaaaatgaataaatgagaatgaaaaatatataaaaatgttatattattttttaaaaactttttgacaattagtatgaaagattaagaaatgaaaagtaataaaagttttaattagtatgaaagattaagaaatgaaaagtaataaaagttttaatatatataagttgtagaatttgaatatttgtaactgaaattttttataattattattattatgacactttttaatgtatgtttattatatttaattagtacttgatgtttcaattaaataatagataagagttttttgtcttaatttttttaaaatattttattaaatgctGATTGGTTGATTATCATCTTTTGCCAAATCATTAGAATTGCTGACTTGACATCATTAGCAAAAAGAGAAGGTTTAAATTCATTGTGAAGAAAATTGGTACcagcttttatatattataaatagatagatagattctTCGTTCGTTGAGAGTTTTGCGTTGGATAGGTTGTCCAATGGAAACTCTGCCGGCCTTCATGGATCAATACTATGAgcttgttgaaattgatctatCTTATAGCTCCAGCATTATACAAGTATGGCATGGAAAAAAGCTGAACCTTTTCGTGCTCTATTAGATTTTACTGCATTGATTAACGTTTGCAAGGATGTTAATGGTGTgatgtttctttattttgttCAGTTTCTGCAAAAGCTGAAGTACTTATATCTGTCTAAGTGCCCTCGGCTGAAACAAATTCCAGATCTTTCTGAAGTTCCCAATCTTGAAATACTTCACGTTGAATATTGTGATGAACTGAATGATTTTCCCTCGTATCTCACACgccacagagccttgttaaactTAATTTATTTCGTTGCCTAAGTCTTGAAACTCTTGCGAGTAAATTGGGGATGAGTTCCCTCAAGGAACTAGATCTTGGTGACTGCACAAGAATGAGGAAACTTCCAGAATTTGGAGAATGCATGAAACATTTATAAGTTCTTTCTTTGTCATATACAGCCATAGAAGAACTCTACCCACAACGGTTAGACAAAGGGTTCTGTGTGTACCCTGTTTGTCCTAAAGCAAGAGGCTCTGACCCACCTGAATTATTATTACCTCTCTTCCCTTTTTATTCCCAcaacgcttcttcttcttcttagtcCTTATAGCTCTTGACAGAGGTTTGATAGAGGTGAGTTCTTGTTATGTGGGTATGCGAGTGTGCATCTTTGTGCTAAATTGTATgtttgtcattgtggacatgaaaagtatgaaattgaaaaaataaagataaaatgaaCCGGGTTGCCATGTGCATTTCTGTAATATGGCGTTTGAAGGCTGTGTTTATGTTCATGTATGATGGATTTTCCACGTTTTTGGTTTTGAATGTTTTTGGAAAGATGTTTAAATTGAGTTTCATGGTGTTAAATAAATTAGTAGTACCTTTAAAGTTTACTTCTCCTTACTACAGGATTTACTATATCCATGTCAATTTCAGTTACACTTTCAATACACACTTTGTTTTACAAATTGAAGCATCTTGTTGAAGTAGTTCCATCATTTACAATTTCCTTAAGGTCAATTTCGACAAAAAAGAACATGTAAAAgtaacaaaaacaaaagagcaaACCCTCACACTTAGTGCTCAAAATTGCAAGCAAAAGTGCGAGTTTACTGATTACTTACTCTCAGAAAAGTGTACAGGGTTAAATACTGTAATAATGTAGAACCATGGAACTATAAATAAACCACTACTCTCTCATCATGTTATTCAAACCAATTTATGTCCAATTGTCTTAGTTTTGTAAGCCACTTATGTGTATCTTGATATATACATGGTTTAGATGGTGTTTCCAGATCACCATCATCTACATTTGATGCTGACTCTGCATTATCAACTCTCTTACCCTTCTCCACAAGATAAATAATACCACTTCATGAGGTATGTAtgtaaggaaaagtctagggggcagcagttttgttgaattttggccagcatgtaaccagcagagaaaggtgagtcattggatgaaatctcacactaatctcacaccattagatcatcattgatggctatttgatggctaccaatcacaaaagttgctcgccccctagcattgctcatgTATATAATTCAGTAGTATACTTAATCCGCTTAATTTCTAAATGCTGTTAGAATAGGAACTTTGATTCACAATTAGTGCTTGTTTTCTTACTTTCCAATTTTGATTTAGGGAAATTGGGTAGTTAGGAAAAAAGATGATCTATAAATTATGGGtgtaatgtaataataataacatacatTCCTCTTGAACTAAATAAAAAGCTTATTTTTACTTATGaaagcaaataacaaaagaatgTAAATTGTTCAAGAATATTGGATAGTGGATACATCATCATGAGTTACACAAATCATTTTTCTAAGGTCTCTCACGTAGCATTTCTCAAAGAATTATTCAAATGAATCGATTTGACTGAATTACAgtcaattaaaattaaagtatgaaattaaaagaagaaaaaaccttGATATTCAAAAGAAGAGATTACGTGGAAGCGAGCTTCACAATGAAAGCGGCATCTCAACAGCTTCCTTATTATAAAAATTCAAGCAATGAAGTTCTTCAATGTCACTCTCATTCTCCCATCACCCAATAGCACCCACCTCAGtcattaatttttgttaattaattagtattatcaAATTGTCATTAAACTAATGCAACTGTTCTCTTTGCTTCACTCAAAAGCTAAAATCTTTTCTCACTTTTAATCCTGCCCATTGAAGTCCCATTTTCCACGCGGCTTCTAAACCGTTGACTCACTCACATTAACCGCcgcaagttttttattttttcattttttctggtTTCATTGCATAGAACTGATAGAAGAGACAAATGAATGAAACAGAATCTTTTGGAGTAATTTTTTCACTGTAGTGAGAGCATTTTTATTTACAGTAATGCCTGTCATTGACCAAAGTAACTACTAGATTCTGAGTTCGAAcaaagttttttttatattattgtatgcCAAGTTGAGTGAAGTTTCACTTAGACCTGTTCTTGTGTTGTAACTTGTATGTTAGTTGTTATGCTTGAAGGGTGTTTGTAAAAATTCCTGAACTAAACCTgatcaattctttttcttttttcttttttctcccttctttgtttttttaaaaGGGAAATCGCTAGTTTGACAAAGTTCAAAGATTGAGTGTGTGAAGTAATGTCACAAAGTTTTGAAACATACTATTCCTTCACTTGGTTTTTGGAGAAGGAGTGTTAATGTGACAACACAAAACTCATATAGGAATCTTTCTTTCTGAAACTTGTTAAGTGCTTATTAGACAAACTTTGTGTTGACAAAAAGTATTAAAGTAGTTGCTTCAAGTGGTTGACCTGGAGGAAGAAGAAACTATCATCACCATGGAAATGGAAGGGAGAGGATTCTCTGGCTTGTAATGAATAATAATCCCCTTTCTCCTACCCTTCTTTTCATCCTTTGTGTCCTATAAAACCACGAAACTGCTTCTACTATTTCCCCCTAACCACACAAACACAAACCCGTGAAGAAGTGATCTTAGTTCTTTACTAATAATAGTCTTCTATAGATGCTGCAGAGTGCAGATACAAATCACAATCCAATTCCACGCTGCTGCTTTTGAAGTTCAACATATATATATGGCATCCACTTCTACTTCTAAAAGGTCTTGCAAGTATCATGTGTTTCTCAGTTTCAGGGGTGAAGATACTCGCCCTGGATTCACTAGCCATCTCTATGCCGCACTCACAAGGAAGGGAATCACTACCTTCATTGATGACACCAACCTTCGCAAAGGTGATGTTATTTCACATGAACTTCTCACAGCAATTGAAGACTCCATGTTTGCAATCATTGTTCTCTCACCAAATTACGATTCCTCCACTTGGTGCTTGGACGAGCTCCAAAAGATCCTTGAATGCAAGCATAAGTTGGGGCAACACGTCGAAGCGGTGTTCTACGGTGTGGAGCCTTCTGATGTCAGGCACCAGAAAGGAACCTTCGGAGAAGCTTTCAGGAAACATGAACACAGATTCGGACAAGAAAGTGACAAGGTTAGAAGATGGAGAGATGCGTTAACACAAGTTGCCTGTTACTCTGGTTGGACCTCCAAAAATCAGTAAGTTCACTAATAATTATTTGCTTCATTTTGTTATTGCTGCAAATTATGTTAACTGAATTATTAGAACACCTCTAAAATTATAGTAGTGAGAAATTTTAGACAATAcgaaaatatatgtatatatatatgtacactaCTTGTAAGTAATTGGATTGGGGTGATCCTCAAGCTTCTAGTATGTGGttaagaaaacataaaaagaaattgGACATAAAATAAACTTCCTCTGCTGTTTTTGttgctttagttttcttttaTGCCTTGCCAGACTTACAAAGAAACATGTTTCTCTTAATAGGAATGAGGCAACATTGGTGGAAAACATTTCTCAGAGTATACATAAAAAATTGATCCCAAACTTGCCATCTTCCATGAACAAGCTTGTAGGGATTGATTCAAGAGTGGAGCAAGTGATTAGTCACATTGGTATCGGGCTTAGTGATGTTCGTTACATAGGCATATGTGGGATGGGCGGCATAGGCAAGACAACTATTGCTAGAATAGTATATGAAGCTATCCAAAgtgaatttgaagtttcttattTTCATGCCAGTGTAAGAGAGACATGTGAGAAAAATGGTATTGTTCAAGCACAAAAAGAGCTTGTTGACCATATCAATGGAAGTTCGAGTAATTTTAATAATGAGTATGATGGGAGGAGAATAATTCAGGCGGCTTTGTGTCGCAAAAAGGTTCTTCTTGTTCTTGATGATATAAATGAAGAAAAACAGTTGAAGAATTTGTCCGAAGAGCAAGACTGGTTTGGTCCTGGAAGCAGAATAATTATCACAACTAGAGACATGCATCTGCTAAAGATACATGATGCATATGAAATTTACAATGTTGAAGGGTTAGGAGAAAGTGAAGCCTTTGATCTCTTTGGTTTGAAAGCTTTTAAACaacaaaagcttgcagaagagTATTTGGATTTGTCCAAACAGGCGGTCCAATATTGTGCTGGTCTTCCATTGGCACTTGAGGTGTTGGGTTCCCACCTTTGTGGTAGACCCGTTAAAGATTGGCATAGTGCTCTTGGAAAGTTAAAGAGCTTTCCACATGTCGACATTTTTGATACGTTGAAAATAAGTTATGATGGTTTAGATACCATGGACAAggatatttttttagatattgctTATTTTTTCAAAGGACGTTCCAAAGATGgtgtaataaaaatattagaaaggtGTGGTTGTTATGTTGAAATTGGCATTGCTACTTTGATCGATAGATCTCTACTCACTATGAATGAGAAAGGTAGGTTGGAGATGCATGATTTGGTTGAAGAAATGGGCAAACATATTGTAATTCAGGAATCTCCAAATGATCCTAGCAAGCGTAGCAGGTTGCGGGGTTACGAGGATATCAATCTTGTTCTTACTCAAAACAAGGTGAGTGGAATCTTTTTTCACAATTATAagactataaaattaaaatatgaatttgataATGCATCTATTATTCTATCAATTAAGTATAATTAAATGACTTCTCCTTGATTTGTTGTGTAGGGAACTGAAGCAACTCGTAGTATCGTTTTACGCGATCAGGATTTCTATCAAGAACAAGACATAATGCGTTGGAGAGATTTAACTTTTTCAGATATATGTCAGCTAAAGCTCCTCATTTTAGATGGCGTGGAAGCTCCAATTCTTAGCTATATTCCTTCTACATTGAGAGTTTTGCGCTGGAGATGTTGTCCAATGGAAACTCTCCCCTTTATGGATCAAGGCTATGAGCTAGTTGAAATTAATCTGTCTGATAGCTCCAGCATTGTACAAGTATGGCATGGAAAAAAGGTGAACCTTTTCGTGCAGAGCTCTATTAAATTTTACTGCATTGATTATTGTTTGCAAGGATAGTAATGGTGTgatgtttctttgttttgttcaGTTTCTTGAAAAGCTGAAGTACTTATATCTGAAGTGCTTATATCGGCTGAAACAAATTCCAGATCTTTCTGAAGCTCCTAATCTTGAAATACTTGACGTTCAATGTTGTGATGAACTGAATGATTTTCCCTCGTATCTCACACGCCACAAGAGCCTTGTTAAACTTATTTTATATCGTTGCTCAAGTCTTGAAACTCTTGCGAGTAAATTGGAGATGAATTCCCTTAAGGAACTAGATCTTGGTTTCTGTACAAGTATGAGAAAACCACCAGAATTTGGAGAATGCATGAAACATTTATCAGTTCTTTATTTGTGGGGAACAGCCATAGAAGAACTACCCACAACGGTTAGCTGTTTAGTTGGCCTAAAGGATTTGCGCTTACAGCATTGCCAAAGGCTTACTTGCCTTCCAGACAGCATTCAAGTGTTAAAATCCCTcacattttttaatcttttttactgTCCAAATGTCCTTCAATCTTTGCATTCTCTGTCTAGTCTAACCTCATTGGATACTCTGATATTATCGGGGTGTTTTGTCACATCTCAAGAGTCGTGGTCTTACAATCTTGGCAACTTAGTGTCTTTGAGGGATTTGGAATTATCACATAACAATTTTGTAAGGGTTCCAATAAATATCCATGAACTCCCCAGGCTTAGACATCTGAATCTAGACTACTGTCCTAGTCTGAAGGTTTTACCAGAGCTTCCATCAAGTATAAGAGTGTTAAATGCACGAGATTCTGCATCACTGGATGCAGGGCATTCGAATGTTATATCAAAGTTGTGTTGTGGCTTTGCAGCATCAGCTATCCATGATTCTGATGGGCTCTTGCAAATGTGGGTCGCACAGAATGAAGGGGAGGAAATTCCATTGTGGTTTGTCCATCAAGAAGAGGGTAATGGAGTATCAGTCACATTGCCACATAATGAAACCATGGCACTTGCTCTCTGTTTCCAATTATGCCCAAGGAGAAGTAGTCGTAATTATGTGGTAAATTTACCGGTGATTTGCAACGGTAAGGAATTCATTACAAAGCATTTAACTGTGTTGCGTGAAACTAAAAATTCTCAGCATTTCATCCTTTGCTTGAGCAGTGACTATTTTGTTGACCAATTTTGCCAAGACTATCGCTTTGAACTGGTATTTCCTAATAACGTTGAAATGAAAGTACACAGTTCTGGGGTTCGGTGGGTGTGCAAGCAAGACATCCAGGATTTGAAGAAAAGTGGGACTGAAACATCAAAAAGAAAAGCAACTTTTGATCTGAACATGAACATGAACATCACCCCACCTTCTTCTCCTTGTAGGAAAAAGTTGCTCATGGTTACCCCTTCGTCTGTGTCTCCgctggaggaggaagaggaagagtaagcTACCACTGCGGAGAAAGGGATCTTTGTGTACCCTGTTCCCTTTGCATTCCCATAACACTTCTTCTTCTTAGTCCTTATAGCTCTTGACAGAGGTTTTTCTATAAACCTATATTACATGTATCATTGCTAAGTCTAAAACTCGAGCTATATGGTTCTCCAAATCTGAAGCTTTTGAAAAGAGCTCATTGCATGCATCCAACAGTAAAAAACATAACAAGTGAAGGACTTGGATATATTTGAAGCTGATCAGAGTGGTTCTTTAGGGGGTGTCATGAATGCAAAGAGGATCTTGTGTGCATCAAATCTGGGCATTGTTTTTGTATGGAGAATTTGTCTATTGAAGCGGTTCTTTACACCACTTTCATGTTTAGCTCAACTGGCTTCAGTTTGTCCACAAAATTCAGGTTGTCAGttctctcttggctttggttgaagtTTGAGCATGAAGAAATGATTCACCCACAAGAGTAGTTGAGTTTATATGATGTGGTTATTGGATTTTGTTTCTAATTCTTTTCCTTTTATTCTTTGGGAAAAAAAATACATGAgttgtattttgaatttttgagagAGGTGAGTTTGTGTTATGTGGGTATTTGTGTGCTAAATTGTATGTTTGTAATTGTGGACATAAGAAgtataaaattgaaaaaagataaaatgaaTTGGGTTGCCATGTAGGAGCATTTTTTGTAAGATGAGCATTTGAAGGCTGTGTTTATGTTCATGTGATGGATGTTCGAGGTTCTTGGTTTTGAatgtttttgaaaaaatgtttAAATTGTGTCTCATGGTGTAATTTGTTGCAATGAAATTACAGGGAATTGTTTTCTTAACTTTTGTTGCTGCAGCATGGAGTGAGATTTGGCAAGCATAACAAGTCAGAGAGGATCTGAAGCAGCAAATGGAAAATCAACTTTTGAGCAAACTGAACTCATAAAAGAAAAGTTATTACTTGAGCAAAAACAGAACTAGTGAAGGCTTGGATATATTTTAATTCTGGTCATTTGTTTTGGAAGGATAATTATCTTCTGAAGCTCTCCTTTAATTGATTTGAGTAGATTAATTCTTAATTTTGGTAAGTCCAATATATATTCTAATcattttttaatccaaacaaACATTTGGAAGtgaataattaacttaaaatCCAAGGAGTACATATAAGTATATAAAAAATCAATTGTGTTAGGTGTACGTTAAAATCAGTTAGTAGTGTAGTATAtactttgaaattaaaatatatattaaaaataaattaaattataaatatatttatacataaataacaTTGATGTCtgagttttgaattttgatatacacgtaatattttttataatgaatttcatttcaaatttaataGTATGATAGCTTCAATTGGATCTGTTAACTAAATTAGTTATATCTTTAAAGAAGATGATCTTTCGCAGAAACTAGTAGCTAAACAACTTTAACAAAATACTTAAATTTTTAAACCAAAATGTGTATTAAAAGTGTAACTTGTTTAAATATTAGGTAAAACAATATTGgcaatatattaatttattattccaATACATACCTACATCAATATTTTTCAATAAAGAACAAGTTCCCCTAATTTGATAATTTATTctaagaaaaatattataaagctatcaggatttattattttttgtcattaattagttattaatttaattttttaatctaatttttttagtttgataatctaataatatattttattacatatttttaaataataatagtcaaaaaataataaattatgatcacTCTACACATTTCTCTTTACTCTTGTGATTCAAATTTAAGACAAAAAAATAGTATCCCCTAAGAATTTctctataaaatacatgttacaaAAGACCAAACAAGAATTATATAACCTTAACAAAGTCAAGTCAACCTCCTTTGTCGTATAGTCGTATTATTAAGAGGCTTTCCAAGCAGCTTCCATTTCCGCGTTCAAGCCACAATTAATATGAGTCCCCTTTCTCCCCCGTTCTTTTCATCCAGTGTGCCCTGTAAAGCTACCTAAGCTGCTTCTACTATTTCCTCCTCTAAACCCAAACACAAACCCTTCAAGTAGGGATCTTAGTTCGTTACTAATAATACTCTTCTATATACATGACTTCAACCTCTTCTTTGGTGTctgatatatttttaatttctggCATTGGATTTATGGTTTGGACTATTTTTGCTGTTCCCTATTTAATTGCCAAGATTGTGAGAAAATTAATTTGGTATTTCGATTGTCAGACAAGTTCTTGTCCGAACCTCGTTTTTTCCCGAGAGGCAtccacctcttcttcttcatcaagaTCAAGATCATGCAAGTATCATGTGTTTCTGAATTTCAGGGGTGAAGACACTCGCTCTGCATTCATTAGCCATCTCTATGCCGCTCTCACAAGGAACGGAATCACTACCTACATTGATGACAACAACCTTCGCAAAGGTGATGTTATTTCACATGAACTTCTCACAGCAATTGAAGAGTCTATGTTTGCAATCATTGTTCTCTCACCAAACTATGCTTCCTCCACTTGGTGCTTGGACGACCTCCAAAAGATTCTTGAATGCAAACATAAATTGGGGCAACACATCGAAGCAGTGTTCTACGGTGTGGAGCCTTCTGATGTGAGGCACCAGAATGGAACATTCGGAGAAGCTTTCAGAAAACATGAACACAGATTCGGACAAAAAAGTGACAAAGTTAGAACATGGAGACATGCCTTAACACAAGTTGCCGATTACTCTGGTTGGACCTCCAAAGATCAGTAAGCTCACTAATAATCATTGATTTCATCTGTTATTGCTACAAATTATGTTAACTAAATTATTAGAACACCCTAACAAGGACGGATCCATATAAACTTGTGGGCAATTGccccaattaaattttaaaaaaagcaaaataaatatatattatataaatttaaaataataataataattactaataataGTCTAATTATCTAAAGTCAAGTTTAACTTCTCAAATATAATaagtttgaattattatttttttttcacaaattttgtCTTCTcacataattttaataaaaatttaaatataaaaaaaatagtgaaaattctaaattaattcaTTTGAGTTACACTCTTTATAGATTTTTTAgctatttgaattataatttttttttgtatcataTAAGAAAtaaccaataaaaatataatttgacgGATATTAAATACTTGACTAGAtactaatattaataataaatgtatTACTCGTGcaatattatcaaaatattaaaataaaaatatttttaaattaatatacttttacatgtGTTAATTACATTCATTTATTAGAAATTTGACTAacatatttcaaaatttaaatatttaaatatattagagTTAATTTTTAAAGTGGTTCTATATTTGCAGTCGAGCTTCGATATCGTCATTGAACTTAAAATTGCCTCAAATTTGTCTCTGAACTTAAGAACAGTCATCTCTCTCTGATATACTTTTCGGTGACAAAATGACGACGTAGTTGGACGGAAGCCACACTGGATTGGTAAAACGTCGCTGTTACATTTTTTGTTCCCAAATAGAATATAAATGACGTTGTTTAGGATATTTTGAGGGGTTTCTAACCTCAAACATGTTAAAATCCCTCAAAATACCCTAAACGACTTCGTTATATTCTATTTGGGTGCCAAAAATGAAACGGCAACGTTGGTCTCCGTCTAACCATGTCATCCTTAAGTCATTAGAAAGTATCTCAAGAACAACCGTTGCTAAGTTCAGAGACAAATGTGGAGCAATTTTAAGAACAATTTTAAGTTTAGGAACGACATTGAGACTCAATTGCATATTTAAGGACCACTTTTAATATTaacttaatatattaatattaatatttttattattttttcatattatttttactCCTACTTCTAAATTTTTCTGGATCCATAACCtgagattaaaaattaaaacactcTAGAGCTTAGAGAAATTTTAGATAATACGAGAATATATGTGCACTACTCGTAAGTAATTAGATTGGGGTGATCCTCAAGTTTCTAGTTTGTGGttaagaaaacataaaaagaaattggaaagaaaGTAAACTTCCTCTGTTTTGTACAAAATTTGttgctttagttttcttttaTGTGTTGCCAGATTTACAAAGAAACATGTATCTCTTAATAGGAATGAGGCAACATTGGTGGAAAACATTTCTCAGAGTATACATGAAAAATTGATCCCAAACTTGCCATCTTCCATGAACAAGCTTGTAGGGATTGATTCAAGAGTGGAACAAGTGATTAGTCGTCACCTTGGTATTGGGCAGAATGATGTTCGATATATAGGCATATGTGGGATGGGCGGCATAGGTAAGACAACTATTGCTAGAATGGTATATGAAGACATCCAAAGTAAATTTGAAGTTACTTATTTTCTTGCAAATGTAAGAGAGACATGTGAGAAAAATGGTATTGTTCAAGCACAAAAAGAACTTGTTGACCATATCAATGGAAGCTCGAGTAATTGTAAAAATGAGCATGATGGGAGGAGAATAATCCGGGCTTCTTTGTGTCACAAAAAGATTCTTCTTGTTCTTGATGATATAAATGAAGAAAAACAGTTGAAGAATTTGGCCGAGGAGCAAGACTGGTTTGGTCCTGGAAGCAGAATAATTATCACAACTAGAGACATGCATCTTCTAAAGATACATGATGCATATGAAATTTACAATGTTGAAGTGTTAGGGGAAAGTGAATCCTTTGATCTCTTTCATTTGAAGGCTTTTAAACAACAAACCCCTGCAGAAGAGTATTTGGATTTATCCAAACAGGCGGTCAAATATTGTGGTGGTCTTCCATTGGCACTTGAGGTATTGGGTTCCCACCTTTGTGGTAGACCCATTAAAGATTGGCAAAGTGCTCTTGGAAAATTAGA contains:
- the LOC112769349 gene encoding TMV resistance protein N, coding for MASTSTSKRSCKYHVFLSFRGEDTRPGFTSHLYAALTRKGITTFIDDTNLRKGDVISHELLTAIEDSMFAIIVLSPNYDSSTWCLDELQKILECKHKLGQHVEAVFYGVEPSDVRHQKGTFGEAFRKHEHRFGQESDKVRRWRDALTQVACYSGWTSKNQNEATLVENISQSIHKKLIPNLPSSMNKLVGIDSRVEQVISHIGIGLSDVRYIGICGMGGIGKTTIARIVYEAIQSEFEVSYFHASVRETCEKNGIVQAQKELVDHINGSSSNFNNEYDGRRIIQAALCRKKVLLVLDDINEEKQLKNLSEEQDWFGPGSRIIITTRDMHLLKIHDAYEIYNVEGLGESEAFDLFGLKAFKQQKLAEEYLDLSKQAVQYCAGLPLALEVLGSHLCGRPVKDWHSALGKLKSFPHVDIFDTLKISYDGLDTMDKDIFLDIAYFFKGRSKDGVIKILERCGCYVEIGIATLIDRSLLTMNEKGRLEMHDLVEEMGKHIVIQESPNDPSKRSRLRGYEDINLVLTQNKGTEATRSIVLRDQDFYQEQDIMRWRDLTFSDICQLKLLILDGVEAPILSYIPSTLRVLRWRCCPMETLPFMDQGYELVEINLSDSSSIVQVWHGKKFLEKLKYLYLKCLYRLKQIPDLSEAPNLEILDVQCCDELNDFPSYLTRHKSLVKLILYRCSSLETLASKLEMNSLKELDLGFCTSMRKPPEFGECMKHLSVLYLWGTAIEELPTTVSCLVGLKDLRLQHCQRLTCLPDSIQVLKSLTFFNLFYCPNVLQSLHSLSSLTSLDTLILSGCFVTSQESWSYNLGNLVSLRDLELSHNNFVRVPINIHELPRLRHLNLDYCPSLKVLPELPSSIRVLNARDSASLDAGHSNVISKLCCGFAASAIHDSDGLLQMWVAQNEGEEIPLWFVHQEEGNGVSVTLPHNETMALALCFQLCPRRSSRNYVVNLPVICNGKEFITKHLTVLRETKNSQHFILCLSSDYFVDQFCQDYRFELVFPNNVEMKVHSSGVRWVCKQDIQDLKKSGTETSKRKATFDLNMNMNITPPSSPCRKKLLMVTPSSVSPLEEEEEE